DNA from Mesorhizobium sp. B2-1-1:
CCATCAAAGGCGTTTAACTCCTTGAACGTCAGCGGACGGCGGAACAGGTCTCGGCGCTCGCCGGTCACGCGTTTCAGGCCGGTGGCGAAGCGTGAACCCCGATCGAGCGCCGAAAGCGCGGCCGCATCGCCCTCCACCGCATGCACTTCCGATCTCGCGGCCAACCGCAGGGCGAAGCTGCCGCAGCCGGCGAAGAGATCGGCAATTTTTTTGGCACGTTTCAGATGTCCGCCGACGATATCGGCCATGGTCCGTTCGGCTGCCTCCGTCGCCTGCAGGAAGGCGCCCGGCGGCACCGCGACGGCAACGCTGCCGAACATGACGACAGGCTTCTTCGGCTCGATGATGATCTCGTCATCGATGGACAGTCTGGCAAAGCCCTGCGCAATGACAAAATTGGCGGCGATGCGGCGCTGGTTTTCGCCGAGCTTGCCCGATTCATGCACCGCCACGTCGAGGCCGGAATCCGTCACTGTGACCGCCATGCGAAACGATTTCGGGGTGGCGCAGATCAATTCGGCGAGTGCCCTCAAGCCGTCGAGCGCGCTGACGATCCCAGGCAGCGAGATCGGGCATTCGGAGATGGAAATGATTTCCGGCGACAGATGGCGATTGAAGCCGAGCAGCATGCCTGTTTCGGTGCGCCTGGCGGCGAGCACGACGCGGCGGCGCGTGTGCGGCGCGCAGGCGACCAGACCGCCTATTTCGCAATCGATGCCTCTCAGCGCATGCACGACCTTCTCGCGCTTCCACTGCTGATAGGCTTGCGCCTCCAAATGCTGGAGGGCGCAGCCGCCGCACTCGCCGAAATGTCGGCAGGCGGGTTCGATGCGCAGGGGCGAGGCCTCGATCAGCGCCATCAGCGTGGCGCGATCCCTTTCACGCGCCGCGGTGACGACCTCGCCTGGCAGCGTGAAAGGAATGAACAGATCGCCGCTTTCGGTGTCGGCGATGCCATCCCCCTGGGCGCCAAGCTTTTTGATGGTGAAGCGTGCACTCATCGGTCCTTGACCCCACCAAGCAGGAATTCGCGATTGCCGTCACCGCCCTCGATCGGCGACAGATGCAAGCCGAGCGAGCGCCAGCCGGGCACGGCATCCAGCCAATCCTGCAGCAAGCCGGCGACACGGGCGGCATGATAGGGGTCTTTCAGCAGGCCGCCCTTGCCGATCGCCTCGCGACCCGCCTCGAACTGCGGCTTGACCAGAAACATCGCTGCGGCACCGGGCTTGGCGATGGCAAGCGCAGGCGGCAGGGCCAGTTTCAGTGAAATGAAACTGACGTCGGAGACTATGAAGTCCGGACTGCGGCCGCCAAGATCGGCGGTTGAGAGATCGCGGGCGTTCAGCCCCTCGATGACCGTCACGCGCGCGTCCTTGCCGATATCAGCATGCATCTGTCCGTGACCGACATCGATCGCCGTGACATGGGTCGCGCCGCGTTCGAGCAGGACCTGGGTGAATCCGCCGGTCGAGGCGCCGATGTCGAGCGCCTCACAGCCGGCCGGATCGAGGCCGAAATGGTCGAGCCCGGCGATCAGCTTCAGCGCCGCGCGTGAGACATAGCCTTGGGCCGGGTCATCAACGGCGATGACGCATTCCGGTTGCACGGCCTGACCCGGCTTGCGGCCAATGACGCCATCAACCGTTACCGTACCACGTTCGATCGCGTCACGTGCACGCGAGCGGCTGGAAAACAGCCCACGCGCTACGAGCAGATCGTCGAGCCGCTGGCGCGTGCTGGCTGGCCGGGGAAAATTCATCGGTCTTCCTTGGCGAAAGCCGGCGGCGAAGGCAAGGAGATTGGAGCAGGAGAAGCAACATCGCCGCAGGGCAGCGACCGCAGAGAGCCGCTCGCGGCCAGTCGCATATCGCATCAGGTCGGCCACGATGATAAGGAAGAAACGCCGTTTTGCTGCCGAAGGCGAAGGAGGACGGATGCTTACGGGAACCTGCCATTGCGGTGCCGCCCACTGGACCTTGAAGGGCGATCCCGGGCCGATCACCGCTTGCAACTGCACGCTGTGCCGACGTTACGGCACGCTCTGGGCCTACGACTTTGTCGATGAACGTATCCGCGTCGTGGGGCCGATAAAAAGCTATAAACGTGCCGGCAAGGCCGAACCCACGCTCGAGATCCTGTTCTGCCCGACATGTGCGTGCGTGCTTGCCTGGCGCGGTTTGCGCCCAGCCGAGTCCGGCCGCACGCGGATCGCCGTCAATGTAAGGCTTGCGCCGCCGGAAGCCGTGGCCGACCTGCCGATCGACCATTTCGACGGTCTCGAGACCTACGACGATCTGCCGCGCGATGGCCGCTGCGTGCGCGACATGTGGTTTTGATTTGGGTGGTTTGATTTGGGCGAGATCAGAAGATGGTGCGGGGAGCCTGCCGTTCGACGGCGGGAGACAGGCCGTCATCCCGATCGCGGGCAACTTCCCTGCGCGGGCGCTCGACTGGCGCGGCGGATGCCGATGCGGCGTCCGGCGGGACAACAAGCTGCGGCAGCTGCTTGTAGGAGAAGCCGCCCCTGATATGCCCCATCCTGCTGGCGACTATATCCACGGCCGCCTTCTCGAGATTGCGGTCGTAGCGCGTTCCGGCGATGGCCGGCGCTGCGATGGCGGTCAGGATCGCCATACCGCATAGAAGCGTCTTCACTTTTGTTGTCTCCCTGCCTGGCCAGAACCTAGCAGCGTGCCGTTGAAAAACGGGCAAGAGACACGGTAAGCAAAACGCCAAACCGCAATGTCAACAATGCGTTACGACATCGAGCCGGCAAACCGATTCAAGCGCTTGATGTGTCGAGTCAGGCGCGCTGGGCGCGGACCGCCTGCCCGAGGGCGGTGAAAACCGTATGGACGATGCCGGCGGCATCGAGACCGGCATCGGCATACATCTTTTCCGGCTTGGCGTGGTCCGCAAACACGTCCGGTAGCACAAGCGGGCGCACTTTCAGGCCGCTTTCCAGCAGGCCCTCATGGGCGAGGAACTGCAAAACGTGACTGGCGAAGCCGCCGACGGCGCCCTCCTCCACCGTGACCAGAACCTCGTGCGAGCGGGCCAGCCGTCGGATCAGGTCCTCGTCGAGCGGCTTCGCGAAGCGCGCATCGGCGACGGTGGTCGAAAGCCCGGCCGCGCCCAGCTCCTCGGCCGCGATCAGGCAATCCTGCAAGCGCGTGCCGAAGGAGAGGAGTGCCACCTTGCCGCCTTCCCTGATGATGCGGCCCTTGCCGATTTCGAGCACCGAGCCGCGATCGGGCATGTCAACGCCGACGCCATTGCCGCGCGGATAGCGGAAGGCGATCGGGCCGTCATCGTAGGTTGCCGCGGTGCGCACCATGTGGCGCAGTTCCGCCTCGTCGGCCGCCGCCATGACGACGAAGCCCGGCAGGGAGGCCAGGAAGGTGGTGTCGAAGGCGCCGCAATGGGTGGCGCCGTCGGCTCCGACGAAGCCGGCGCGATCGATGGGGAAGCGCACCGGCAATTTCTGGATCGCCACGTCGTGCACGACCTGATCGTAGGCACGTTGCAAGAAGGTCGAATAGATCGCCGCGAACGGCTTGTAGCCTTCGGTCGCGAGGCCGGCCGCGAACGTCACCGCATGCTGTTCGGCGATGCCGACGTCGAAGGTCCTGGCCGGAAACACTTCGCCGAACAGGTCAAGCCCGGTGCCGCCCGGCATGGCGGCGGTGACGGCGACGATGCGCTCGTCCTCCTGGGCCTCCCGGATCAGGCTTTCGGCGAACACCTTGGTATAGGCCGGCGCGTTGGCCGGGGCCTTGGCCTGAGCGCCGGTGATGACGTCGAACTTGTTGACGCCGTGATATTTGTCGGCCGCGGCCTCGGCCGGCGCGTAGCCCTTGCCCTTCTGGGTGACGACATGGATCAGCACGGGGCCCTTGCCATTGTCACGGACATTTTTCAGCACCGGGATCAGATGGTCCAGATTGTGACCGTCGATCGGACCGATGTGGTAGAAGCCGAGCTCCTCGAACAGCGTGCCGCCGGTGACGTAGCCGCGCGCATGCTCGACCGCCCTGGTGATGGCACGGTCGGCACGCTTGCCAAGATACGAGGTCAGTTTCTTGCCGAAGTCGCGCAGGCCGACATAGGCCTTGCCAGAGGCCAGGCGCGCCAGATAGGCGCTCATGGCGCCGGTCGGCGGGGCGATCGACATGTCGTTGTCGTTGAGGATGACGATCAGGCGGGCATCGAGCGCACCGGCATTGTTCATCGCCTCGTAGGCCATGCCGGCCGACATGGCGCCGTCGCCGATGACAGCGACGACATTGTTGCGGCCGCCGGCAAGATCGCGGGCCGCCGCCATGCCGAGGCCGGCCGATATCGACGTCGAGGAGTGGGCGGCGCCAAACGGATCGTATTCGCTTTCGGTGCGGCGGGTGAAGCCGGAGAGGCCGCCCTCCTGCCGCAGGGTGCGGATGCGATCGCGGCGCCCGGTCAGGATCTTGTGCGGATAGGCCTGGTGGCCGACATCCCAGATCAACCGGTCATCGGGCGTGTTGAAGACATAGTGCAGCGCCACGGTCAGTTCGACCACGCCAAGCCCGGCGCCGAGATGACCGCCGGTGCGCGACACCGCGTCGATCAGTTCGAGGCGAAGCTCCGATGCCAGTTGCGGCAATTCGCTTTCGGAAAGCGTGCGCAGCTCGGCCGGGATGCGGACCTTGTCGAGAAGCGGCGTATGCGGCGTTGCGTTCACGGGTAGGCCCAAGCTTCTGTTCATGCGCGGGATAGGCCGCCGGCAGGCGAAAGTAAATGCCTGCCAAATGACGCGAAAGGCACGCCCCGTCGTCGACTTCCTCAGCCTTCCGGCAGTGGAATGAACTCTTCCTCATCGCCGGGAACGATGTCGAAGCGGCCGGTCTTCCATTCTTGCTTGGCCTGTTCGATGCGCTCCTTGGAGGACGAGACAAAATTCCACCAGATGTAGCGCTTCGAGCCCAGCGAGGCACCGCCGAAAAGCATGAAATGGGCACCAGCCTGTGAGGATACGACGATCTCGTCGCCGGGCCGGAACACCAGAAGCCGTTCCGCCGGAAACACGTCGCCGGAAATCGAGACCTCGCCTTCCAGCGTATAGATGGCGCGTTCTTCCGCGTCGGCAGGGATTTTCACGCTGGCGCCGGGCGCCAGCCTGAGGTCGGCGTAGAGCGTCTCGGAATCGGCTCGCACCGGGGAACGCAGCCCCTGGAAATCGCCTATGACGATGCGGCCGCTGACGCCTTCCGCGTCGATGTCGGGAAGCCGCGCGACAGCGGTGTTTTCGAAAACCGGCGCCACTTCCTCCTTGCCGTCCGGCAGCGCCAACCATGTCTGCAGCCCCGAGACCGACATCGGCGCGCCGCGCAGTTCTTCCGGCGTGCGCTCCGAATGGACGATGCCGCGGCCGGCGGTCATCAGGTTCACGTCACCCGGCTCGATCACCATCTCGGTGCCGAGCGAATCGCGATGCCTGATCCTGCCGTCGAACAGGTAGGTGACCGTCGACAGGCCGATATGAGGATGCGGCCGGACGTCGAGCGCCTGACCGGCACGCAGGATGGCCGGGCCCATGCGGTCGAAGAAGATGAAGGGACCGACCAGCCGCCTTTTGGCGGTCGGCAAGGCGCGGCGAACCTGAAAACCGCCAATGTCCTTGGCGTTCGGAATGACCATCAATTCGATCTGGTCGCTGGCAAAGGCATCGCCGGCTTCAGGATCCTTCCCGGGAAAGAAGCTCATGAACTCTCCTTGTCAGCGGCCGATGGCTGCTTTGGCCAGATCAGGCAAAGCGGATCGCCGCCTTCGCCCGCAGCTTGGCCGCAACCTCCTCGCGATTGCGCGGATGCTGGTTGGTTTCAAGCGAATCGAGAAGCTCGCGCGCCGACGCCGCGATGGCCTCGACGGCATGGTCGAATGCGTGCTGGTTCTGCTTCGAAGGCCGCGTCGTTCCGCTCAGCTTGCGAACGAATTGAAGGGCTGCATCGCGCACCTCGTCGTTGGTCGCCGGCGGATCAAAATTGAACAGGGTCTTGATGTTTCTGCACATCGCTTCCGTATCTCCTCTTGTCCTGGAGCCGTTTCAATCGGGACGCGTTCTATCCTCAATCATGATCGTGTCAAAAACCAGAGAGACGGCTGCGTGCCTCAATCCGCGTCCAGCGGCTCCGTCCCGACCGGCTTGCCGTCGCGGGACAGCCTGATCTTCTCCACCTTGTCCTCGGCCGCCTTGAGCAGCCGGTCGCAATGCACCTTCAGCGCCTCGCCGCGCTCGTAGATCCTGATCGACTGGTCGAGCGGCACATCGCCACGCTCCAGATCATCGACGATCTTCTCCAGCGCGTCGAGAGCCTGTTCGAAGCTCATCGCCTTGACGTCTTCGTTGGTTTCACCAGCCATCATTCATCCTTTCATCAGTCGCCCGACATGGGCGGCGACCGAAAATGCCAATCCTTGCAGATCGTAGCCGCCCTCGAGCAGGCTGACGAGCCGGTTGCCGCTGTGGCGCGCCGCGCGCTGCATGAGTTGGCCGGTCGCCCAGTCGAAATCATCCTCGGTCAGGTTGATCTCGGCCAGCGGGTCGCGATGATGCGCATCGAAGCCGGCCGAAATGATGATCAGGTTGGGTGCAAAATTGTCGAGCGAGGGCAGCACGCGCGACAGGAAGGCATCGCGGAACGCCTCGCTGCCGGTCTGCGGCGCAAGCGGCGCGTTGACGATGTTGCCGGCGCCGGTTTCGTTCTTTGCTCCGGTGCCCGGGTAGAGCGGCATCTGGTGCGTCGAGCAATAAAGCACGGACGGATCGTCCCAGAAAATATCCTGCGTGCCGTTGCCGTGATGCACGTCCCAGTCGACGATGGCGACACGTTCGATATCGTGTTTGTGCTGTGCATAACGTGCGGCGATGGCCGCCGTGTTGAACAGGCAGAAGCCCATCGCGGTCGCTTTCTCGGCATGATGGCCGGGCGGCCGGGCGGCGACGAAAACGTTGTCTGCCCTGCCGGCAAAGACGTCGTCGACGGCGGCGTTGGCGGCTCCGATCGCGGTGATCGCCGCCTGCCAGCTCTTCGGGCTGGCCGTTGTGTCGGCATCGATGCGGGCGATGCCCGTCTCGGGAATGGCGGCGCGTACCCGCTCGACGAAATCCTCGGGATGCGCGTAGAGAATGGTGGCCTCGTCGCCTTCCGGCGCCTCGAGGCGGTCGAGCGCGGCAAAAGCCTCGTCGTCGAGCACGCGCTCGATGGCGCGCAAGCGGTCCGGCCGCTCCGGATGGCCGGGCGGCGTGATGTGCTCAAGGAAGATCGGATGGGTGTAGAGACGAGTGGCCATGCCCCCTATCTAGTGCCCCGGCGCGGCGATGGCCATGCGTTGCGGCCTGATGGCTGGGGAAAATCGCGCCTGCGTCCATTCGCGTCGCCGCGGGGATTGGCGGCGCAGGGGCTTCGTCGTAAAGTCCCGGCCACTGCCTGGTGCCCGCCGCGAGCGGGAGAATCGGGAACACGGTTTGATACCGTGGCGTGCCCAACGCTGTAAGGGGGACCGCGCCGGTAAATGCCACTGTCGAGGACGGGAAGGCGCCGGATGAGGGTTGATCCCGAGCCAGAAGACCGGCCTGGCAGGCATCGTCATCCGCATGGTCAGGCGGACGGCAGTTGATTGCAATCGCAAGGGGACAAGCGATGCCGGACAATATGACCATCCCCGTGGGTGACGGATTCGACCAGATGGCGCGCGATGCGGTCTACCGCGCCATGTTCACGCGGCGCGATGTCCGCAGCCATTTTACATCAGAGGCCGTCGACGACGAGGTCTTGGCGCGGCTGCTGCTTGCCGCCCATCACGCGCCATCGGTCGGCTTCATGCAGCCATGGAATTTCATCGTCATTCGTGGCACCGAACGACGGGAACAGGTGCGCGACCTGTTCCTCGCGGCGCGCGAGCAGGAATTGCCGGCGATCGAGGAAGAGCGGCGGGCGCTCTACCGCAAGCTCAAGCTGGAAGGCATCTGCGAAAGCGCGCTCAATATCTGTATCACCTGCGACCGCCGACGCTCACAGGGTTCGCCGCTGGGACGCTGGCACAATCCCGAGATGGATCTCTACAGCACGGTCTGCGCGGTGCAGAATTTCTGGCTGGCGGCGCGCGCCGAAGGCGTCGGCGTTGGCTGGGTCAGCATTATCGAGGCGCAGGCGTTGAAAGGCCTTCTGTCGATTCCCGAGCATGTGACGCCGGTGGCCTATCTCTGTGTCGGCCGTGTCTCGGAGTTCGCGCCGAAACCGGACCTCGAAACACATGGCTGGGGGCGGCGGCTGCCGCTGCCCGAGCTGATCATGAGCGAGACGTTTTGCGGACAGGGCGAAGTTCCGCTCAAATCAACGATCGCACGCCTCAAGGCGGCAACATGCGAAAAGTCTGACAAACCCTTGATTTGATTGCGGATACGGCATGCCCAGAGCTGCCGGCGGCCTGCCGTCGTCAGGCGGCTCCGGCATCATTCCTCAACAATCCTTCGAGCAGTTGCTTGAATGCCGCCACCACGGTCTTTGATGTCGCTTCCGGGTCGTTCGAATTGGCGATCCGCTGCGCCGCCTGGCTGCTCGCCCCGTTGATCAGCCGTGCCGCGGTCTCGGGGTCTACGCCCGGGACAACTACCCCGTCGCCCTGCAGCGTCGTCAGGTGATCGGTCATCGACGCGACGCAGGCATTGGCGTTCGGCCATTGCGCGGGATCCCCCAGCACGGCCGGACCGTCCCGAAACATGATGCGCTGGATTTCCGGCTCCAGCGCCATTTCGATGTAGCTCGTGCATTCGTCGACGAAGCTTTGCCAGCGGGTCGGTGCTTTCGCTGCAACCTCATTCACCCGTGCCGCCATCTCGGCGTCTATCTCGGCGATAACCGCCTGCAAAAGCCCCTTCTTGTCCCCGAAATGATGATAGAGCGCACCGCGCGTCAGCCCGGCCGATGCGGTGAAATCATCCATCGATGCCTCGGCATAACCGATCGTTCCGAACGCATGCCGGGCCGCGGCAATCAATTTGGCGCGCGTTTCGGCGATCATTTCCCTGCGGGGCTTGTGCATCTCTTCTGGCCTTATCCACATACGTCACGTATGCCAATTGACATACGCGACGTATGATCTATTTAGTTCATACGCATCGTATGTAATTTCCGAATCGCCTTTTGTCGAGGAACGGACCATGCAGAACCCCTATTCCGAGATCTTTCGAGCCCCTGGCGCCAAGGGCTTTGCCGCTGCAGGCTTCATGGCGCGCCTGCCGATCGCCATGGCGCCGATCGGCATCGTGGCGATGCTGTCGCAGACGCGTGGCGAATACTGGCTGGCGGGTGCCGTCTCGGCGACATTCGCGCTGGCCAACGCTTTCCTGGCGCCGCAGATCTCCAGGCTGGTCGACCGCCTCGGCCAGACATGGATCGTCGTGCCCACCACCATCATCTCCGTGCTGGCATTCCTGCTGCTGATTGCGTCGGCCAACCAGGATTGGCCGGTATGGACAATGTTCGTGTCGGCGCTGCTGGCAGCGGCCATGCCCAGCATGCCGGCAATGGTGCGCGCGCGCTGGACCGAGCTTTTTCGCGGCCGGCCGGAGATGAACACCGCCTTCGCCTTCGAATCGGCGGCCGACGAACTGGTCTATATCGCCGGCGCGTCGCTGTCGGTGGGCCTCAGTGCGGCGCTGTTTCCGGAAGCAGGCATGCTGGCGAGCACGTTGTTTCTCGCTTTGGGCTCGATAGCATTCATCCTGCAGCGATCGACCGAGCCGAAAGTGCGGCCGGTGGACCATGGTTCGACTGGCTCGGCAATCCGCCTGCGGCCGGTACAGATCATCACCTTCACCCTGATCTTCATCGGCGCGACCTTCGCGACGACGGAAGTGAGCACCGTGGCGATCACCAAGGAGTTCGGCCAAGCCGGTGCCGCAAGCCTGGTGATCGGCGTCTATGCGCTGGGATCGTTCGTGTTGGGCATCGTGGTCGGCGCGCTCAACCTCAAGACGCCGCTACAGCGCCAGCTGACCGTCGCGGTCGCCATCATCGCAGTCAGCACGATTTTGCCGCTCACCGCCGACAGCGTGCCGATTTTGGCGCTGACCGTCTTCATCAGCGGCGTGGCGATCTCGCCGACTTTCATCACGGCATTCGGCCTGATCGAACGGCATGTGCCGGAAGCGATGCTGACCGAGGGCATTACCTGGGTGACAACGGGAATCGGCATCGGCATGGCGCTGGGCTCTTTCGCCGCCGGCGCGGTGGTGGATGCGTTCGGCGCCCAGAACGGGTTCTGGGTCTCGGTGGTCGCGGGCGGCATCGCGCTGGTCACGGTGCTGCTCGGCCAGCGCAGTCTTGCCACTCACAAATGCGAGTTGGATGGGTGTGAAGCGGCCGTCGCTGCCGCGGAATGAACCATGACGCGTCCGGTTCAGCGGATCGGACGCTATTGCCGCCGTCGAACCTAGAGAATCTCGGTCTTGGCGATGTGGATGCCAAAACCTTCGAGGCCGACATAGTGGCGCTCGCGCGAGGCGATCAGCTTGATCGAGGAAATGCCGAGATCCTTCAGGATCTGCGCGCCGAGCCCGATCTCGCGCCATTCATTCTCGCGGCGGCGCGCCTCTTCGTGATCCTCGCGGTCGCCGCTCGCCGGCCGGTTGCGCTCCTGGTGGGCGACGCCGACCGAGCCCTCGCGCAGATAGACGATGACGCCGCGCTTGCGCTCGCCCATCGCCTTCATGATGCCGTCCAGCCGGTGGCTGGTGCCGAAGACGTCCGTCACCACGTCCTCGGAGTGCAGACGCACAGGCACCTCTTCTCCGTCGCGGATGTCGCCGAAGACGACGGCGACATGGTGCATGGAATCCCAGGGCAGCGTGTAAGTGAAGACCTGCGCCTTGCCGCCGAGCGTGTCGATCTCGGAGCATGCCACGCGTTCGACCAGCGTTTCCTTGCGTTGCCGGTAAGCAATGAGGTCGGCGACAGAAACCTGCTTGAGGCCGTGCTCCTCGGCAAAAGCCGCGACCTGCGGGCCGCGCTTGACGGTGCCGTCGTCATTGACCAGTTCCGAGATCACGCCGATCGGCGGCAGGCCGGCGAGCTTGCACAGATCGACGGCCGCCTCGGTATGGCCCGAACGCATCAGCACGCCGCCTTCGCGCGCGATGAGCGGGAAGATGTGGCCGGGGCGGACGAAATCGGAGGCGCCGACATTGCCGTTGGCGAGATTGCGCACGGTCAGCGTGCGGTCGTCGGCCGAAATGCCTGTCGTGGTACCATGCTTGAAATCGACGCTGACGGTGAAGGCGGTGGTGTGCGCCGAATCATTGTCGGCGACCATCGGCGCAAGGTTGAGGCGCTTGGCCTCCTCGCGCGGCATCGGCGTGCAGACGATGCCCGAAGTGTTGCGCACGATGAAGGCCATCTTTTCCGGCGTGCAATGGACGGCGGCGACGATCAGGTCGCCCTCGTTCTCGCGCCCGTCATCATCCATGACGACGACGATCTCGCCGCGCTCGAAAGCCCGGATTGCTTCGACGATCTTCTTCTGGTCGTAAGACATGGAATGCTCGCTTCGCTCGCAAGGGAGTAGGGGAATAGGGCAGTAAGGCAGTAGGGGAAAGGAAAAATTGCTCGTCTCGCGGGCAGCTTAACAGACTGCCCTACTGCCCTACTGCCCTACTGCCTTCCTTACCTGTCTGTCCTCGGTGCCGCAGATAATGGTCGGCGATTGCGCAGGCAACCATCGCCTCGCCGATCGGTACGGCGCGAATGCCCACACACGGATCATGGCGACCCTTGGTCATCACTTCGACGTCGTTGCCGTCCTTGTCGATCGACTTCCGGGGCGTCAGGATCGAAGACGTCGGCTTGACGGCGAAGCGGGCGATGATCGCCTGGCCGGTCGAGATGCCGCCAAGGATGCCGCCGGCATTGTTGGACAGGAACACCGGCTGGCCGTCATTGCCGATGCGCATCTCGTCGGCATTCTGTTCGCCGGTGATGCGGGCGGCCTCGAAGCCGTTGCCGATCTCGACGCCCTTGACGGCGTTGATCGACATCAGGCCTGACGCGATATCCTGGTCGAGCTTTGCGTAGATCGGCGCGCCGAGGCCGGCCGGAACGCCGTCGGCGACGATCTCGATCACGGCGCCGACGGAGGAACCCGCCTTGCGGATGCCGTCGAGATAGCTCGTGAAAACGGGAACGGACGCCGGATCCGGCGTGAAGAACGGATTGTCCGCGTCGCCAATGAAATTCCAGTTCCAGTTGGCGCGGTCGATCGACTTCTCGCCCATCGATACCAGTGCACCGCGCACCACCATGCCCGGCACGACCTTGCGGGCGAGGGCTCCGGCGGCGACCCGAGCCGCGGTCTCGCGCGCCGAGGATCGGCCGCCGCCGCGATAGTCGCGCACGCCGTATTTGACGTCATAGGTGTAGTCCGCATGGCCCGGCCTGTACTGGCGGGCGATCTCTCCATAGTCCTTCGAGCGCTGGTCGACATTCTCGATCAGCATGGAGATCGGCGTACCTGTCGTGATCATCGTCTCGCCGTCATCGTCAAGGATGAAGCCCGACAGCACCTTCACTTCGTCAGGCTCACGGCGCTGCGTGACGAAGCGCGACTGTCCGGGCCGGCGCTTGTCGAGTTCGGCCTGGATTTCGTCACGCGTGAAGCGGATGCCGGGT
Protein-coding regions in this window:
- a CDS encoding pirin family protein, with translation MSFFPGKDPEAGDAFASDQIELMVIPNAKDIGGFQVRRALPTAKRRLVGPFIFFDRMGPAILRAGQALDVRPHPHIGLSTVTYLFDGRIRHRDSLGTEMVIEPGDVNLMTAGRGIVHSERTPEELRGAPMSVSGLQTWLALPDGKEEVAPVFENTAVARLPDIDAEGVSGRIVIGDFQGLRSPVRADSETLYADLRLAPGASVKIPADAEERAIYTLEGEVSISGDVFPAERLLVFRPGDEIVVSSQAGAHFMLFGGASLGSKRYIWWNFVSSSKERIEQAKQEWKTGRFDIVPGDEEEFIPLPEG
- a CDS encoding TlyA family RNA methyltransferase translates to MNFPRPASTRQRLDDLLVARGLFSSRSRARDAIERGTVTVDGVIGRKPGQAVQPECVIAVDDPAQGYVSRAALKLIAGLDHFGLDPAGCEALDIGASTGGFTQVLLERGATHVTAIDVGHGQMHADIGKDARVTVIEGLNARDLSTADLGGRSPDFIVSDVSFISLKLALPPALAIAKPGAAAMFLVKPQFEAGREAIGKGGLLKDPYHAARVAGLLQDWLDAVPGWRSLGLHLSPIEGGDGNREFLLGGVKDR
- a CDS encoding exodeoxyribonuclease VII small subunit, whose product is MAGETNEDVKAMSFEQALDALEKIVDDLERGDVPLDQSIRIYERGEALKVHCDRLLKAAEDKVEKIRLSRDGKPVGTEPLDAD
- a CDS encoding TetR/AcrR family transcriptional regulator; translated protein: MHKPRREMIAETRAKLIAAARHAFGTIGYAEASMDDFTASAGLTRGALYHHFGDKKGLLQAVIAEIDAEMAARVNEVAAKAPTRWQSFVDECTSYIEMALEPEIQRIMFRDGPAVLGDPAQWPNANACVASMTDHLTTLQGDGVVVPGVDPETAARLINGASSQAAQRIANSNDPEATSKTVVAAFKQLLEGLLRNDAGAA
- a CDS encoding DUF2277 domain-containing protein, with the protein product MCRNIKTLFNFDPPATNDEVRDAALQFVRKLSGTTRPSKQNQHAFDHAVEAIAASARELLDSLETNQHPRNREEVAAKLRAKAAIRFA
- a CDS encoding histone deacetylase family protein; protein product: MATRLYTHPIFLEHITPPGHPERPDRLRAIERVLDDEAFAALDRLEAPEGDEATILYAHPEDFVERVRAAIPETGIARIDADTTASPKSWQAAITAIGAANAAVDDVFAGRADNVFVAARPPGHHAEKATAMGFCLFNTAAIAARYAQHKHDIERVAIVDWDVHHGNGTQDIFWDDPSVLYCSTHQMPLYPGTGAKNETGAGNIVNAPLAPQTGSEAFRDAFLSRVLPSLDNFAPNLIIISAGFDAHHRDPLAEINLTEDDFDWATGQLMQRAARHSGNRLVSLLEGGYDLQGLAFSVAAHVGRLMKG
- the dxs gene encoding 1-deoxy-D-xylulose-5-phosphate synthase — protein: MNRSLGLPVNATPHTPLLDKVRIPAELRTLSESELPQLASELRLELIDAVSRTGGHLGAGLGVVELTVALHYVFNTPDDRLIWDVGHQAYPHKILTGRRDRIRTLRQEGGLSGFTRRTESEYDPFGAAHSSTSISAGLGMAAARDLAGGRNNVVAVIGDGAMSAGMAYEAMNNAGALDARLIVILNDNDMSIAPPTGAMSAYLARLASGKAYVGLRDFGKKLTSYLGKRADRAITRAVEHARGYVTGGTLFEELGFYHIGPIDGHNLDHLIPVLKNVRDNGKGPVLIHVVTQKGKGYAPAEAAADKYHGVNKFDVITGAQAKAPANAPAYTKVFAESLIREAQEDERIVAVTAAMPGGTGLDLFGEVFPARTFDVGIAEQHAVTFAAGLATEGYKPFAAIYSTFLQRAYDQVVHDVAIQKLPVRFPIDRAGFVGADGATHCGAFDTTFLASLPGFVVMAAADEAELRHMVRTAATYDDGPIAFRYPRGNGVGVDMPDRGSVLEIGKGRIIREGGKVALLSFGTRLQDCLIAAEELGAAGLSTTVADARFAKPLDEDLIRRLARSHEVLVTVEEGAVGGFASHVLQFLAHEGLLESGLKVRPLVLPDVFADHAKPEKMYADAGLDAAGIVHTVFTALGQAVRAQRA
- a CDS encoding GFA family protein; the protein is MLTGTCHCGAAHWTLKGDPGPITACNCTLCRRYGTLWAYDFVDERIRVVGPIKSYKRAGKAEPTLEILFCPTCACVLAWRGLRPAESGRTRIAVNVRLAPPEAVADLPIDHFDGLETYDDLPRDGRCVRDMWF
- the bluB gene encoding 5,6-dimethylbenzimidazole synthase, which encodes MPDNMTIPVGDGFDQMARDAVYRAMFTRRDVRSHFTSEAVDDEVLARLLLAAHHAPSVGFMQPWNFIVIRGTERREQVRDLFLAAREQELPAIEEERRALYRKLKLEGICESALNICITCDRRRSQGSPLGRWHNPEMDLYSTVCAVQNFWLAARAEGVGVGWVSIIEAQALKGLLSIPEHVTPVAYLCVGRVSEFAPKPDLETHGWGRRLPLPELIMSETFCGQGEVPLKSTIARLKAATCEKSDKPLI
- a CDS encoding class I SAM-dependent RNA methyltransferase, with protein sequence MSARFTIKKLGAQGDGIADTESGDLFIPFTLPGEVVTAARERDRATLMALIEASPLRIEPACRHFGECGGCALQHLEAQAYQQWKREKVVHALRGIDCEIGGLVACAPHTRRRVVLAARRTETGMLLGFNRHLSPEIISISECPISLPGIVSALDGLRALAELICATPKSFRMAVTVTDSGLDVAVHESGKLGENQRRIAANFVIAQGFARLSIDDEIIIEPKKPVVMFGSVAVAVPPGAFLQATEAAERTMADIVGGHLKRAKKIADLFAGCGSFALRLAARSEVHAVEGDAAALSALDRGSRFATGLKRVTGERRDLFRRPLTFKELNAFDGVVFDPPRAGAEDQSKQIARSDVPFVAAVSCNPVTLARDLRILIDGGYAVKSVTPIDQFLWSPHVEAVALLEKPRKRR